From a single Armatimonadota bacterium genomic region:
- a CDS encoding DUF4397 domain-containing protein — protein MLRITGMLLGCVAALALSGCGGGGGTTALPKPQVMFFNAGPDNAGIDFYIDSVLSGNAVASAAGTDFMATDPVARDLIANATGTTTDYDAILQTFARNKHYVISALGLVTFGTEFEKRLRLTATEVDRHTIQGNKSRLVIFHGFSRATGFLTPNIDFQSPGQNPQYKAANIEFGASSVLTIDSGTHSFDARRAGSDDVFVSLVSFAFGTGKMYLVYVMGVEGGAGAQTPQIVVKEIPTGDYP, from the coding sequence ATGCTTCGAATCACTGGAATGTTGTTGGGATGTGTGGCCGCGCTCGCGCTGTCCGGCTGTGGCGGCGGGGGCGGCACGACCGCGCTACCAAAGCCCCAAGTGATGTTTTTCAATGCAGGCCCCGATAACGCCGGGATCGACTTCTACATCGACAGCGTGCTCTCCGGCAACGCGGTCGCTTCGGCGGCTGGAACGGACTTTATGGCAACCGATCCCGTCGCCAGGGACCTCATCGCCAACGCGACGGGCACAACCACCGATTACGACGCGATCCTTCAGACCTTTGCCCGCAACAAGCACTATGTCATCTCGGCGCTCGGGCTCGTGACGTTCGGTACGGAGTTTGAGAAGCGTCTTCGGCTGACGGCCACCGAAGTGGACCGACACACGATCCAGGGCAACAAGTCGAGGCTCGTAATCTTCCACGGGTTTAGCCGCGCGACGGGATTTCTGACCCCCAACATCGACTTCCAATCCCCTGGGCAGAACCCCCAATACAAGGCGGCCAACATCGAGTTCGGCGCAAGCAGCGTGCTGACGATCGACTCAGGAACCCACAGCTTCGACGCCCGGCGCGCCGGTTCGGACGATGTGTTTGTGTCGCTTGTTAGCTTCGCGTTCGGCACGGGAAAGATGTATCTGGTGTACGTGATGGGCGTCGAGGGCGGCGCAGGCGCACAAACACCGCAGATCGTGGTCAAGGAAATCCCGACGGGCGATTATCCCTGA